In Gadus morhua chromosome 2, gadMor3.0, whole genome shotgun sequence, a single window of DNA contains:
- the ddx5 gene encoding putative ATP-dependent RNA helicase DDX5 isoform X2, with the protein MPGFSDRDRGRDRDRGYGSGPPRFGGGGGGGRGGGGGGGGGKYGNPGERLRKKHWNLDELPKFEKNFYQAHPDVVRRPPQEVELYRRTKAVTVKGRDCPDPILKFNEASFPTYVMDVINKLNWTDPTPIQAQGWPLALSGKDMVGIAQTGSGKTLSYLLPSIVHINHQPFLERGDGPICLVLAPTRELAQQVQQVAAEYGRASRLKSTCIYGGAPKGPQIRDLERGVEICIATPGRLIDFLESGKTNLRRCTYLVLDEADRMLDMGFEPQIRKIVDQIRPDRQTLMWSATWPKEVRQLAEDFLKEYVQINVGALQLSANHNILQIVDVCNDGEKEDKLLRLLEEIMSEKENKTIIFVETKRRCDEITRRMRRDGWPAMGIHGDKSQQERDWVLNEFKFGKAPILIATDVASRGLDVEDVKFVINYDYPNNSEDYIHRIGRTARSQKTGTAYTFFTPNNMRQASDLVAVLREANQAINPKLLQMAEDRGGKSNWAFKGRQRWRV; encoded by the exons ATGCCAGGATTTTCTGATAGAGATCGCGGtcgggacagagacagagg CTATGGCAGTGGGCCTCCCCGGTTcggaggcggtggcggcggtggccgtggtggaggaggcggcggcgggggtggaaagtacggaaaccccggaGAACGTCTGCGGAAGAAGCACTGGAACCTCGATGAGCTGCCCAAGTTCGAGAAGAACTTCTACCAGGCGCACCCGGACGTGGTCCGGCGGCCCCCG cAAGAAGTTGAGCTCTACAGAAGGACCAAGGCCGTCACAGTGAAGGGAAGAGACTGCCCAGACCCCATCCTGAAGTTCAATGAGGCCAGTTTCCCAA CCTACGTCATGGATGTGATCAACAAGCTGAACTGGACTGACCCGACACCCATCCAGGCCCAGGGCTGGCCCCTCGCCCTCAGCGGGAAGGACATGGTCGGCATCGCCCAGACCGGCTCTGGGAAAACGCTCTCT TATCTGTTGCCGTCCATCGTGCACATCAACCACCAACCCTTCTTAGAACGTGGAGACGGACCCATT TGCCTGGTCCTGGCCCCCACCCGTGAGCTGGCCCAGCAggtccagcaggtggcagcaGAGTACGGCCGGGCTTCACGCCTGAAGTCCACCTGCATCTACGGAGGAGCACCCAAAGGACCACAGATCAGGGACCTGGAGAGAG GTGTGGAGATCTGCATCGCCACCCCCGGCCGTCTGATCGACTTCCTGGAGTCTGGGAAGACAAACCTGCGGCGCTGCACCTACCTGGTTCTGGACGAGGCTGACCGCATGCTGGACATGGGCTTCGAGCCCCAGATCAGGAAGATCGTGGACCAGATCCGG cccgacagacagacactcatgTGGAGTGCCACCTGGCCCAAGGAGGTTCGCCAGCTGGCTGAGGACTTCTTGAAGGAGTACGTCCAGATCAACGTGGGTGCCCTGCAGCTCAGCGCCAACCACAACATCCTGCAAATCGTGGATGTCTGCAACGACGGCGAGAAAGAGGACAA ACTTCTGCGTCTCCTGGAGGAAATCATGAGTGAAAAGGAGAACAAGACCATCATCTTCGTCGAGACGAAGAGGCGTTGTGACGAGATTACccggaggatgaggagagatgg GTGGCCCGCGATGGGTATCCATGGAGACAAGAGCCAGCAGGAAAGAGACTGGGTTCTTAATG AGTTTAAGTTCGGGAAGGCGCCCATCCTGATCGCCACAGACGTAGCCTCCAGAGGTCTAG ATGTCGAAGACGTGAAATTTGTCATCAACTATGACTATCCCAACAACTCTGAGGACTATATCCACCGAATCGGCCGCACAGCTCGTAGCCAAAAGACGGGCACGGCCTACACCTTCTTCACCCCCAACAACATGCGGCAGGCCAGCGACCTGGTGGCGGTGCTGCGTGAGGCCAACCAGGCCATCAACCCCAAGCTCCTCCAGATGGCCGAAGACAGAGGAGGTAAATCCAATTG GGCGTTCAAGGGGAGGCAGAGGTGGCGGGTTTAG
- the ddx5 gene encoding putative ATP-dependent RNA helicase DDX5 isoform X1: MPGFSDRDRGRDRDRGYGSGPPRFGGGGGGGRGGGGGGGGGKYGNPGERLRKKHWNLDELPKFEKNFYQAHPDVVRRPPQEVELYRRTKAVTVKGRDCPDPILKFNEASFPTYVMDVINKLNWTDPTPIQAQGWPLALSGKDMVGIAQTGSGKTLSYLLPSIVHINHQPFLERGDGPICLVLAPTRELAQQVQQVAAEYGRASRLKSTCIYGGAPKGPQIRDLERGVEICIATPGRLIDFLESGKTNLRRCTYLVLDEADRMLDMGFEPQIRKIVDQIRPDRQTLMWSATWPKEVRQLAEDFLKEYVQINVGALQLSANHNILQIVDVCNDGEKEDKLLRLLEEIMSEKENKTIIFVETKRRCDEITRRMRRDGWPAMGIHGDKSQQERDWVLNEFKFGKAPILIATDVASRGLDVEDVKFVINYDYPNNSEDYIHRIGRTARSQKTGTAYTFFTPNNMRQASDLVAVLREANQAINPKLLQMAEDRGGRSRGGRGGGFRDDHRDRYSSGRRDFGGFRDRDNDRGYDNGPKKAFGSNSQNGSYGAGGAANGFSAGGGGYQASAQSAFPTPSGAFPPPINTFQNQPFAAAQPGVQNGAGHPPFPFPQVPQQAPPPLVPYPMAPPFAQ; the protein is encoded by the exons ATGCCAGGATTTTCTGATAGAGATCGCGGtcgggacagagacagagg CTATGGCAGTGGGCCTCCCCGGTTcggaggcggtggcggcggtggccgtggtggaggaggcggcggcgggggtggaaagtacggaaaccccggaGAACGTCTGCGGAAGAAGCACTGGAACCTCGATGAGCTGCCCAAGTTCGAGAAGAACTTCTACCAGGCGCACCCGGACGTGGTCCGGCGGCCCCCG cAAGAAGTTGAGCTCTACAGAAGGACCAAGGCCGTCACAGTGAAGGGAAGAGACTGCCCAGACCCCATCCTGAAGTTCAATGAGGCCAGTTTCCCAA CCTACGTCATGGATGTGATCAACAAGCTGAACTGGACTGACCCGACACCCATCCAGGCCCAGGGCTGGCCCCTCGCCCTCAGCGGGAAGGACATGGTCGGCATCGCCCAGACCGGCTCTGGGAAAACGCTCTCT TATCTGTTGCCGTCCATCGTGCACATCAACCACCAACCCTTCTTAGAACGTGGAGACGGACCCATT TGCCTGGTCCTGGCCCCCACCCGTGAGCTGGCCCAGCAggtccagcaggtggcagcaGAGTACGGCCGGGCTTCACGCCTGAAGTCCACCTGCATCTACGGAGGAGCACCCAAAGGACCACAGATCAGGGACCTGGAGAGAG GTGTGGAGATCTGCATCGCCACCCCCGGCCGTCTGATCGACTTCCTGGAGTCTGGGAAGACAAACCTGCGGCGCTGCACCTACCTGGTTCTGGACGAGGCTGACCGCATGCTGGACATGGGCTTCGAGCCCCAGATCAGGAAGATCGTGGACCAGATCCGG cccgacagacagacactcatgTGGAGTGCCACCTGGCCCAAGGAGGTTCGCCAGCTGGCTGAGGACTTCTTGAAGGAGTACGTCCAGATCAACGTGGGTGCCCTGCAGCTCAGCGCCAACCACAACATCCTGCAAATCGTGGATGTCTGCAACGACGGCGAGAAAGAGGACAA ACTTCTGCGTCTCCTGGAGGAAATCATGAGTGAAAAGGAGAACAAGACCATCATCTTCGTCGAGACGAAGAGGCGTTGTGACGAGATTACccggaggatgaggagagatgg GTGGCCCGCGATGGGTATCCATGGAGACAAGAGCCAGCAGGAAAGAGACTGGGTTCTTAATG AGTTTAAGTTCGGGAAGGCGCCCATCCTGATCGCCACAGACGTAGCCTCCAGAGGTCTAG ATGTCGAAGACGTGAAATTTGTCATCAACTATGACTATCCCAACAACTCTGAGGACTATATCCACCGAATCGGCCGCACAGCTCGTAGCCAAAAGACGGGCACGGCCTACACCTTCTTCACCCCCAACAACATGCGGCAGGCCAGCGACCTGGTGGCGGTGCTGCGTGAGGCCAACCAGGCCATCAACCCCAAGCTCCTCCAGATGGCCGAAGACAGAGGAG GGCGTTCAAGGGGAGGCAGAGGTGGCGGGTTTAGAGACGACCACCGCGACCGCTACTCTAGTGGCAGGAGAGATTTCGGCGGTTTTAGAGACAGGGACAACGATAGAGGCTACGACAACGGACCAAAGAAAGCCTTTGGCTCAAACTCTCAGAACGGAAGCTACGGGGCGGGGGGCGCGGCCAACGGCTTCAGTGCCGGTGGCGGGGGCTACCAGGCCTCCGCCCAGTCGGCCTTCCCCACCCCAAGCGGCGccttccctccccccatcaACACCTTCCAGAATCAGCCGTTCGCCGCAGCCCAGCCAGGGGTCCAGAACGGAGCCGGCCACCCGCCCTTCCCTTTCCCCCAGGTCCCtcagcaggccccgccccccctggtccCCTACCCCATGGCCCCTCCCTTCGCGCAGTAA